From the Saccharobesus litoralis genome, one window contains:
- a CDS encoding Crp/Fnr family transcriptional regulator: MENTVELRKGQTLFTEGEKGRQMYVISHGQIRLTKGNADNTVEIATLGEGEFVGEMALLTSDVRTCTAVADSDVSLLAYDEEKFKALIKSNSGIALRLIEGLAQRLKDTTERLVALQK; encoded by the coding sequence ATGGAAAATACGGTTGAGTTACGCAAAGGCCAAACTTTATTTACAGAGGGTGAAAAAGGCCGTCAAATGTATGTGATTAGCCACGGACAGATCCGCTTGACTAAAGGAAATGCTGACAATACGGTGGAAATCGCGACCTTAGGTGAAGGTGAGTTTGTTGGTGAAATGGCACTGTTAACTTCTGATGTAAGGACCTGTACAGCGGTTGCTGATTCCGACGTGAGCTTACTCGCTTACGATGAAGAAAAATTTAAAGCCTTAATTAAAAGTAATAGTGGTATTGCGTTACGTTTGATTGAAGGGTTGGCGCAGCGCTTAAAAGACACAACTGAGCGCTTGGTTGCACTACAAAAATAA
- a CDS encoding GNAT family N-acetyltransferase, which translates to MEAVVDQQVKLARIANVVTVQFDVSHPEYTRLIESVGRFRFQQWRTANMNMSNTLKAQTWIEAQDELAWHWLSSVEGQVIASARLSIHNSLSDLPEGELYKGLDDLYPQKIASFNRLIVDEGYRGLGVAANLVQCRIEQAAYLGAKSIALDCPQHRVKAMQQVGFETVKAPQVGTKCPDIMWYPMRKLL; encoded by the coding sequence ATGGAAGCCGTTGTTGATCAACAAGTGAAATTGGCGCGTATTGCCAACGTTGTTACTGTGCAATTTGATGTATCTCACCCTGAGTATACAAGATTAATCGAGAGTGTTGGCCGATTCCGCTTTCAGCAATGGCGAACGGCTAATATGAATATGTCGAATACATTAAAAGCGCAAACGTGGATTGAAGCGCAAGATGAATTGGCGTGGCACTGGTTATCGAGTGTAGAAGGACAAGTTATTGCCAGCGCTCGCTTGTCAATTCACAATTCGTTATCTGATTTACCTGAAGGTGAGTTGTATAAAGGGTTAGATGATTTATACCCACAGAAAATCGCTTCATTTAATCGCTTAATTGTAGATGAAGGCTACCGTGGTTTGGGAGTGGCAGCTAATTTAGTTCAATGTCGGATTGAACAGGCTGCGTATCTAGGTGCCAAGTCTATCGCATTGGATTGTCCACAGCACAGAGTTAAAGCCATGCAGCAAGTAGGTTTTGAAACGGTTAAAGCCCCACAAGTCGGTACTAAGTGTCCAGATATAATGTGGTATCCGATGCGCAAATTGTTGTAA
- a CDS encoding mechanosensitive ion channel family protein, which yields MQPTSTTQSQTPSLAPSELLQDEIDQVNKVYEIIIEFFTNYSFQLIGAIIIFFVGYYIAGKVSRFVLKLCEGQRLDVTLSRFLANTAKMLLVAMVLVVALGKLGISVTPFIAAIGAVSLGAGLALQGLLANYAAGFNIILIRPFVVGDTITVQGVTGIVKEVLLAYTILVDEDEVEITIPNKHIVGEVIHNSKHDSLLELSVGIAYQHNPIEVVKLIESAISPLSICSQARQPQVGIASFGDSSINLEIRLWTPTISLYAAKFEAYEVIYQTLEKHNIRIPFPQREVKLVNSQ from the coding sequence ATGCAACCCACTTCGACAACCCAATCACAAACGCCGAGCTTAGCACCCAGTGAGTTACTGCAAGATGAAATTGACCAAGTTAATAAGGTTTATGAAATTATTATCGAGTTTTTTACCAATTATAGTTTTCAATTAATTGGTGCCATCATCATCTTCTTTGTTGGCTACTATATCGCCGGCAAAGTCAGTCGTTTCGTTCTCAAATTATGTGAAGGCCAAAGACTTGATGTCACTCTGAGTCGCTTTTTAGCCAATACTGCCAAAATGCTGCTAGTTGCTATGGTGCTAGTTGTCGCGTTAGGTAAACTCGGGATCAGTGTCACCCCGTTTATTGCTGCAATTGGCGCTGTTTCTTTAGGCGCTGGTTTGGCGTTACAAGGCTTACTAGCCAATTATGCAGCAGGCTTTAACATTATTCTCATTCGACCATTTGTGGTCGGTGATACCATTACCGTGCAAGGGGTTACTGGCATAGTTAAAGAAGTCTTACTGGCTTACACCATACTGGTTGATGAAGATGAAGTAGAAATAACCATCCCCAATAAACACATTGTCGGAGAAGTGATTCATAATTCCAAACATGACTCTTTGCTTGAACTCAGTGTCGGTATTGCCTATCAACATAACCCTATTGAAGTCGTTAAGTTAATTGAGTCAGCTATTTCACCGCTGAGTATTTGCAGTCAAGCTCGGCAACCGCAAGTCGGGATAGCCAGTTTTGGTGATAGCAGCATTAATTTGGAAATTCGTCTCTGGACACCAACTATTTCCTTGTATGCGGCAAAATTTGAAGCCTATGAAGTAATTTACCAAACCTTAGAAAAACATAATATACGGATCCCATTCCCGCAGCGCGAAGTTAAATTGGTTAATTCTCAATAG
- a CDS encoding type II secretion system F family protein: MAKKRKTTPKIDEQAIFTWKGVNRRGDKIAGELAADSITAARSQLRSQGITPSVVKKKPKQFSFGSPSIKSSDIAVISRQLATMLSAGVPLVQAVELISKGHDNMAVRKLLSDISIEISSGTPLNEALRKHPKHFDDLYCDLVLAGEQSGALEGIYDRIATYKEKAENLKSKIKKAMTYPIAVLAIATIVTIILLIFVVPQFEEIFSGFGAELPAFTQLVIGMSEALQHHGPKLLILLGIGLFFFLKAYKNSRKLRDSLDGLLLKIPVVGIILNKASLARFARTLATTFAAGVPLIEALDSAAGASGNAVYRKAILSIKNEISAGMQMNLAMRNTNLFPPMVVQMVQIGEESGSIDSMLNKVANIYEAEVDDMVDGLSALIEPMIMAILGVVIGGLIVAMYLPIFQMGKIVS; the protein is encoded by the coding sequence ATGGCCAAAAAAAGAAAAACAACACCCAAAATTGATGAACAGGCCATCTTTACTTGGAAAGGAGTGAACCGGCGAGGCGACAAAATTGCGGGTGAATTAGCCGCAGACTCAATTACCGCAGCCCGTTCACAATTGCGTAGTCAAGGTATCACGCCAAGTGTAGTCAAAAAAAAGCCAAAACAATTCTCTTTTGGTAGCCCGAGTATTAAATCATCAGATATTGCAGTTATTAGTAGGCAGTTAGCCACTATGCTTAGCGCAGGTGTCCCTCTAGTACAAGCGGTTGAGCTAATCTCCAAAGGCCATGACAATATGGCCGTTCGTAAGCTATTATCGGATATTAGCATTGAAATTTCCTCAGGTACTCCACTTAATGAAGCTCTGCGCAAACACCCTAAACACTTCGATGATTTATATTGCGATTTAGTACTAGCGGGCGAGCAATCTGGCGCTTTAGAAGGCATTTATGACCGAATTGCCACTTACAAGGAAAAAGCAGAAAATCTAAAATCCAAAATCAAAAAAGCGATGACCTATCCTATTGCTGTTCTGGCAATTGCAACTATCGTCACAATTATACTATTGATCTTCGTTGTCCCTCAGTTTGAAGAAATATTTTCTGGGTTCGGCGCTGAATTACCAGCGTTTACTCAATTAGTCATTGGCATGTCCGAAGCATTACAACACCACGGGCCTAAATTATTAATACTGTTAGGAATCGGACTATTTTTCTTTCTCAAAGCTTATAAAAATTCGCGTAAACTGCGTGATAGCCTAGATGGTTTATTACTAAAAATCCCCGTGGTCGGTATTATTTTAAATAAGGCCTCTTTAGCGCGCTTCGCTCGTACCTTAGCGACCACCTTTGCCGCTGGGGTCCCTTTAATTGAAGCACTTGATTCTGCTGCTGGCGCATCTGGCAATGCAGTGTACCGCAAGGCTATCCTCAGTATAAAAAACGAAATATCTGCCGGTATGCAAATGAACCTAGCCATGCGCAACACCAATTTATTTCCACCTATGGTGGTACAAATGGTACAAATTGGTGAGGAATCAGGTTCAATTGATAGTATGTTGAACAAGGTTGCCAATATTTATGAAGCTGAGGTCGATGATATGGTAGATGGCTTGTCTGCTCTTATTGAACCTATGATCATGGCCATTCTCGGTGTCGTGATTGGTGGCTTAATTGTTGCCATGTACCTACCAATCTTCCAAATGGGTAAAATTGTTAGTTAA
- a CDS encoding prepilin peptidase, whose amino-acid sequence MFENISLMFVQYPAIWVTTALLVCLCIGSFLNVVIHRLPKMLEKEFLCECREYLTDELKKPSNDQQTDQTYNLVKPNSTCPSCNTAIKPWHNIPIFGWLTLRGKCANCQNPISVRYPLVELLTGVTGAFAAWYFGYGLAAFAAIIFTCLIIAMTFIDLDSMLLPDQLTLPLLWLGLLVNYQAIFVPLHDAVLGAVLGYLALWSIFWLFKLVTGKEGMGYGDFKLLAALGAWMGYQALLPIILISSFVGAVLGIIILKTRKDEEQRIPFGPYLAIAGWIAFYWRDNLIHFYLHNFVY is encoded by the coding sequence ATGTTTGAAAATATCTCTTTAATGTTTGTGCAGTACCCTGCCATTTGGGTGACGACAGCACTGCTAGTTTGCTTATGTATAGGTAGCTTTTTAAATGTGGTGATCCACCGCCTACCTAAAATGTTGGAAAAAGAGTTTTTATGTGAATGTCGTGAATATCTCACAGATGAACTAAAAAAACCTTCCAACGACCAACAAACAGACCAAACCTATAACCTAGTTAAACCTAATTCAACGTGTCCTAGCTGTAATACCGCCATTAAACCTTGGCATAACATTCCCATTTTCGGTTGGTTAACACTGCGAGGTAAGTGTGCCAATTGTCAAAATCCAATTTCAGTGCGCTACCCATTAGTAGAGTTGTTAACGGGTGTCACGGGTGCATTTGCGGCTTGGTATTTTGGTTACGGATTAGCCGCATTTGCCGCCATTATTTTTACTTGTTTAATCATTGCGATGACCTTTATTGATCTGGATAGTATGTTGCTACCCGATCAACTAACACTACCATTATTATGGTTGGGTTTATTAGTCAACTATCAGGCTATTTTTGTACCACTGCATGATGCGGTTTTAGGTGCAGTATTGGGCTATTTAGCCTTGTGGTCTATTTTTTGGTTATTCAAACTGGTAACAGGTAAAGAAGGCATGGGATATGGTGACTTCAAGCTTTTAGCCGCATTAGGTGCATGGATGGGCTATCAAGCTTTATTGCCGATTATTCTTATCTCTTCCTTTGTCGGGGCTGTCTTAGGCATTATCATTTTGAAAACACGTAAAGACGAAGAGCAGCGCATTCCTTTTGGTCCCTATTTAGCTATAGCCGGTTGGATTGCCTTTTATTGGCGCGACAATTTGATCCACTTTTATTTGCATAACTTTGTTTATTAA
- the coaE gene encoding dephospho-CoA kinase (Dephospho-CoA kinase (CoaE) performs the final step in coenzyme A biosynthesis.) has product MANLVIGLTGGIGSGKSAACRFFADKGIDIVDADIIARQVVAPGSQALKQISQRFSASIITSTGELDRQQLRNIVFKDVKQKEWLNQLLHPLIRQEMSSAVNACQSTYCILAIPLLIENELFDLVNRVAVIDCEVEQQKQRALLRDNSDATVIQAIIDSQVSREVRLKHANDIIDNSKDLDYLAQQISKMHEFYLSLV; this is encoded by the coding sequence ATGGCTAATTTAGTTATTGGATTGACCGGAGGCATTGGCTCAGGAAAATCCGCAGCCTGCCGTTTTTTTGCTGATAAAGGCATAGACATTGTCGATGCCGACATTATCGCACGCCAAGTTGTCGCTCCGGGTTCTCAAGCCCTAAAACAAATAAGCCAACGCTTTTCTGCTAGCATCATCACCTCGACAGGTGAACTCGATCGCCAACAACTGAGAAATATCGTATTCAAAGATGTAAAGCAAAAAGAATGGTTAAATCAGTTGCTGCACCCGTTAATTAGACAAGAAATGAGCAGTGCGGTTAACGCTTGTCAGTCAACCTATTGTATTTTAGCCATCCCTTTACTTATCGAAAACGAACTATTTGATTTAGTTAATCGAGTCGCGGTTATCGACTGTGAAGTGGAGCAGCAAAAACAACGGGCATTATTACGCGATAACAGCGATGCAACAGTTATCCAAGCTATCATTGACTCACAAGTCAGTAGGGAAGTCCGCCTAAAACATGCCAATGATATTATTGATAATTCAAAAGATTTAGACTATTTAGCTCAACAAATCAGCAAAATGCATGAATTTTATTTGTCATTAGTCTAA
- the zapD gene encoding cell division protein ZapD, whose product MAYIKYEFPLNEKVRTYLRIEHLIQRMHASARNLDEKSLLHFFESLFAVAEVIERGDLRGDLLKDLEKHEKNLVSWSQHPDIDSSAINGLIQQVMNATNNLTKSGRLGIELKEDKFLGSIKQRFAIPGGTCCFDLPHLHFWLHTARETQQADIEKWLSYLKTLEQVVGLELKFVRESGRVQQAIAEGGSFQDATGNTELIQIQLEQHFKAYPTVSGNKHRFSIRFMQLCPEQGKAACEQDIPFTLVCC is encoded by the coding sequence ATGGCGTATATAAAGTACGAATTTCCACTAAATGAAAAAGTCCGCACCTATTTGCGAATTGAACATTTAATTCAGCGAATGCATGCCAGCGCTCGAAACCTTGATGAGAAATCACTTCTGCATTTCTTTGAATCTTTATTTGCCGTAGCCGAAGTGATCGAGCGCGGTGATTTACGTGGCGACTTACTAAAAGATTTAGAAAAACATGAAAAGAATTTAGTTTCATGGTCGCAACACCCAGACATTGATTCTTCGGCTATCAACGGCTTGATCCAACAAGTCATGAATGCAACCAATAACCTCACTAAATCAGGACGTTTAGGTATAGAGCTAAAAGAAGATAAATTTCTTGGTTCAATAAAGCAAAGATTCGCTATTCCGGGCGGCACTTGCTGCTTTGACTTACCTCACCTACACTTTTGGCTACACACAGCCAGAGAAACCCAGCAAGCCGATATAGAAAAGTGGTTAAGCTATTTAAAAACCCTAGAGCAAGTGGTCGGCTTAGAATTAAAATTTGTGCGAGAAAGCGGGCGAGTCCAACAAGCGATCGCTGAAGGGGGCTCTTTCCAAGATGCCACCGGCAATACTGAATTAATTCAAATACAGCTAGAGCAACACTTTAAAGCTTACCCTACCGTCAGTGGCAACAAACACAGGTTTTCTATTCGCTTTATGCAGCTGTGTCCGGAACAAGGCAAAGCCGCCTGTGAACAGGATATACCCTTCACACTAGTTTGTTGTTAA
- a CDS encoding DNA gyrase inhibitor YacG gives MLKVNCPTCDTQVTWSKESQYKPFCSERCKLIDLGEWSEESRVIKGQSLKQSVTGKVDEFDIEEELAKFNPDGESFFLED, from the coding sequence ATGTTAAAAGTAAACTGCCCCACCTGCGATACTCAAGTCACTTGGTCAAAAGAAAGCCAATATAAACCATTTTGTAGTGAACGCTGTAAGTTAATCGACTTAGGAGAATGGTCAGAAGAAAGCCGAGTAATCAAGGGGCAGTCATTAAAACAATCTGTCACTGGTAAGGTCGATGAATTTGATATTGAAGAAGAACTGGCTAAGTTTAACCCTGATGGCGAAAGCTTTTTCCTTGAAGACTAA